The Clostridium sporogenes genome contains a region encoding:
- a CDS encoding MATE family efflux transporter — protein MSSTTKDLTKGSPLKVILKFSLPMIVGNIFQQLYNVVDSIIVGKFIGTKALAAVGSSFAIMVFITSILLGLCMGTSIVFSQFFGGKKINKLKDSISTSFIFIGITSIVISGLSLIFVDEIILFMKIPKELFVDTRAYLNIIFSGIFFTFLYNWAAGLLRALGNSKVPLYFLILAAIINIVLDLVFVITFNMGVSGAALATVIAQVVSAILCIVYCIKKLDFLKFKLNEIKFDKEIFKLTANYSLLTSIQQSIMNFGILMIQGLVNSFGIAPMAAFAAAVKIDSFAYMPVQDFGNAFSTYIAQNKGAEKDERIKSGIKVSLKIITIFCIFISLVVWIMADKFMLIFINSTEIQVIKIGVQYLRIVCTFYCFIGYLFMFYGLYRGLGKVKMSIVLTIISLGLRVALAFITAPYLGLKGIWWAIPIGWIIADIVGMIYYKFIS, from the coding sequence ATGAGTAGCACAACTAAGGATTTAACTAAGGGCTCTCCTTTAAAAGTAATACTTAAGTTTTCATTACCTATGATAGTAGGAAATATATTTCAGCAATTATATAATGTTGTAGATTCAATAATAGTAGGGAAATTTATAGGTACAAAGGCTTTAGCTGCTGTAGGATCTTCATTTGCTATTATGGTTTTTATAACATCCATTTTGCTAGGATTATGCATGGGTACTTCTATTGTGTTTTCACAATTTTTTGGCGGGAAAAAGATAAATAAGTTAAAAGATAGTATATCTACATCCTTTATTTTTATAGGAATTACTTCAATTGTAATAAGTGGATTATCCTTAATATTTGTAGATGAAATTATTTTATTTATGAAAATTCCAAAGGAATTATTTGTAGATACTAGAGCTTATCTTAACATAATATTTAGTGGTATATTTTTTACATTTTTATATAACTGGGCAGCAGGTCTTTTAAGAGCTCTTGGAAATTCTAAAGTCCCATTATATTTTTTGATTTTAGCTGCTATTATAAATATAGTATTAGATCTTGTATTTGTAATTACTTTTAATATGGGTGTATCTGGTGCAGCTCTAGCTACGGTTATTGCCCAAGTTGTTTCGGCTATTTTGTGTATTGTATATTGCATAAAAAAGTTAGATTTTTTAAAGTTTAAACTAAATGAAATTAAATTTGACAAAGAAATATTTAAGCTAACGGCCAATTATTCTTTACTTACATCAATACAACAATCTATTATGAATTTTGGAATATTAATGATACAGGGGCTGGTAAATTCCTTTGGTATAGCTCCTATGGCAGCCTTTGCAGCAGCAGTTAAAATTGATTCCTTTGCTTATATGCCTGTACAAGATTTTGGAAATGCTTTCTCTACCTATATTGCCCAAAACAAAGGAGCAGAGAAAGATGAAAGAATCAAAAGTGGTATCAAAGTATCTTTAAAGATTATAACTATATTTTGTATTTTTATATCTTTAGTTGTATGGATTATGGCAGATAAGTTTATGCTAATATTTATAAATTCTACAGAAATTCAGGTTATAAAAATAGGAGTACAGTATTTACGAATTGTATGTACATTTTATTGTTTTATAGGTTACTTATTTATGTTTTATGGTTTATATAGAGGTTTAGGTAAGGTTAAAATGTCCATAGTCTTGACAATAATATCCCTTGGCCTCAGAGTGGCTCTTGCTTTTATTACAGCTCCTTATTTAGGATTAAAGGGAATTTGGTGGGCAATTCCTATAGGGTGGATTATAGCAGATATAGTAGGAATGATATATTATAAATTCATTAGTTGA
- a CDS encoding TVP38/TMEM64 family protein, giving the protein MKINKKYLLFALCIVWIISIYIFNKYDFISLTIEIMKGYLNSNKAGIMIIFVLLWIVRLPILLPGFTLIILGGTLFGTINGFLLSMIGMILSETLIYVIAKVFSNWNIKNLIKKKYDYIEPLIKKYNFRFLALGIVCPIAPTDVICFLSSSVGLSYIRYILTIIISNIPIIAIYSYMGISYKESSLSVIILCLSISILALYTMKIWNSLKTNYL; this is encoded by the coding sequence ATGAAGATAAATAAAAAATACTTACTTTTTGCTTTATGTATAGTATGGATTATATCAATATACATCTTTAATAAGTATGATTTTATATCACTTACTATAGAAATTATGAAGGGTTATTTAAATTCAAATAAAGCAGGAATAATGATTATTTTTGTTTTACTATGGATAGTAAGACTGCCGATTTTATTGCCAGGATTTACATTAATAATATTAGGCGGTACTTTATTTGGAACAATTAATGGATTTTTATTATCTATGATAGGAATGATTCTAAGTGAAACATTAATATATGTGATAGCTAAAGTATTTTCTAATTGGAATATAAAAAATTTAATTAAAAAGAAGTATGATTACATAGAGCCATTAATAAAAAAATATAATTTTAGATTTCTAGCCTTAGGTATAGTATGCCCTATAGCGCCCACAGATGTAATATGCTTTTTATCCTCATCAGTGGGGTTGAGCTATATAAGATATATATTAACAATAATTATTTCTAATATACCAATAATAGCCATTTATAGTTATATGGGCATAAGTTATAAAGAATCTTCACTAAGTGTTATAATACTTTGTTTATCAATAAGTATATTAGCATTATATACAATGAAAATTTGGAATAGTTTAAAAACAAATTATTTATAA
- a CDS encoding ABC transporter ATP-binding protein codes for MNAVLEFKNVNYSYKDGGKELVILDSVDFNFEGGKFYTILGASGSGKTTALSLASALDSPKSGEILYEGKDIKKIGLTNYRNQYIGIVFQAYNLINYMTGIQNIITAMEITKNEISDKKQKAYELIEKVGLTKEEGDRSILNLSGGQQQRVAVARALSTNAKIILADEPTGNLDSKTSIDIIKLFQKLAHEDKKCIIMVTHSLEIASMSDVIINLDNKKFKVK; via the coding sequence ATGAATGCAGTTTTAGAATTTAAGAATGTAAATTATAGCTATAAAGATGGAGGAAAAGAATTAGTAATCTTAGATAGTGTAGACTTTAATTTTGAAGGTGGCAAATTTTACACTATATTAGGAGCTTCTGGATCAGGAAAAACCACTGCTTTATCCTTAGCAAGTGCATTAGATAGTCCTAAAAGTGGTGAAATTTTATATGAAGGTAAGGATATAAAAAAAATTGGTTTAACCAACTATAGAAATCAATATATAGGAATAGTATTTCAAGCATACAATTTAATTAATTACATGACAGGTATACAAAATATTATTACTGCTATGGAAATTACCAAGAATGAAATTTCAGATAAAAAACAAAAGGCTTATGAATTAATAGAAAAGGTAGGACTTACAAAAGAAGAAGGCGATAGAAGTATATTAAATCTTAGTGGAGGACAACAACAAAGAGTAGCAGTAGCAAGAGCTCTATCTACAAATGCCAAAATTATATTGGCAGATGAGCCTACTGGAAATTTGGACAGTAAAACCTCTATAGATATAATAAAGCTTTTTCAGAAATTAGCTCATGAAGATAAAAAATGTATAATAATGGTAACTCATTCTTTAGAAATTGCATCTATGTCGGATGTAATTATAAATTTAGACAATAAGAAGTTTAAGGTTAAATAA
- a CDS encoding ABC transporter permease produces the protein MNFLKRAMLSISKKKIKSLILFVVLLIIANMVLVGLSIQTATKKSTELAREKLGSDVTLKINEQKFMEQRRNNKEEGLSNRPSLTTDIADTLKDNEHVTQYNYISSGFGLAKNFENVKSEESSDDTTSEEGEEKPRGMFKMAGSNSTTMPEISFSGTIATNLLSDFKNGDSKITEGRGITKDDAGKNVAVIEKNLAKENSLKVGSKIQVASVDENTTLELEVVGIYEANSDESTNDNRNMDFLNPYNKIYMPYDVVSKVSTGDNTNSKNITSAVYFMDNADNIESFREYAKNKKIDLETYTLDANDQLYTQMVGPIENVGSFSKTLVATVSIAGAMILVLIIALSLKDRKYEIGVLLSLGESKFKVISQLVVEVLLVASIAFATSAFTGNLAANKIGDSLLANEIKVTESSSTQENQNFGGRGPMVVGPGRMNRNAIKNADVVKDMDVSITSKDLEKLAGIGLLIVIASAAIPTISVLRFSPKTILSKRE, from the coding sequence ATGAATTTTTTAAAGAGAGCTATGCTTAGTATATCAAAAAAGAAAATAAAGTCTTTGATATTATTTGTTGTACTCTTAATAATTGCCAATATGGTGTTGGTGGGATTATCGATACAAACTGCTACAAAGAAATCCACAGAATTAGCTAGAGAAAAATTAGGCAGTGATGTAACACTTAAAATTAATGAACAAAAATTTATGGAACAAAGAAGAAATAATAAGGAGGAAGGATTAAGCAATAGACCATCTTTAACTACAGATATTGCAGATACTTTAAAGGATAATGAACATGTAACTCAGTATAACTATATTTCTTCAGGTTTTGGGTTGGCTAAAAACTTTGAAAATGTAAAGAGCGAAGAAAGCAGTGATGACACTACTTCTGAAGAAGGGGAAGAAAAACCAAGAGGTATGTTTAAAATGGCAGGCAGTAACTCTACTACTATGCCAGAGATTTCTTTTTCAGGTACTATAGCTACAAATCTTTTATCAGATTTTAAGAATGGAGATAGTAAAATTACTGAAGGTAGAGGAATTACAAAAGATGATGCAGGAAAAAATGTGGCTGTAATTGAGAAAAATTTGGCTAAAGAAAATAGCTTAAAAGTAGGAAGCAAAATACAAGTAGCTTCTGTTGATGAAAATACTACACTAGAACTTGAAGTTGTAGGGATATATGAGGCAAATTCAGATGAAAGTACTAATGATAATAGAAATATGGATTTTTTAAACCCATATAATAAAATATATATGCCTTATGATGTAGTTTCTAAGGTTTCAACTGGTGATAATACTAATAGTAAAAATATTACTTCTGCAGTATATTTTATGGACAATGCTGATAATATAGAAAGTTTCAGAGAATATGCAAAAAATAAGAAAATAGATTTAGAAACCTATACATTAGATGCTAATGATCAATTATATACACAAATGGTAGGCCCTATTGAAAATGTAGGATCCTTCTCAAAAACTTTAGTAGCAACTGTATCCATTGCAGGAGCAATGATCTTAGTTCTTATAATAGCATTATCTCTTAAGGATAGAAAATATGAAATAGGAGTATTATTATCTCTTGGAGAAAGCAAATTTAAAGTTATTTCTCAGCTAGTAGTTGAAGTACTTTTAGTAGCTTCTATAGCTTTTGCTACTTCTGCATTTACAGGAAATTTAGCAGCTAATAAAATAGGAGATAGTTTACTTGCAAATGAAATTAAAGTAACAGAATCATCTTCAACGCAAGAAAATCAGAATTTTGGTGGGCGTGGTCCTATGGTAGTAGGCCCTGGTAGAATGAATAGGAATGCTATTAAAAATGCAGATGTGGTAAAAGATATGGATGTTTCTATAACTTCAAAGGATTTAGAAAAATTAGCAGGTATAGGATTACTTATAGTAATAGCCTCTGCAGCTATACCAACCATATCTGTACTAAGATTTAGTCCTAAAACTATACTAAGTAAAAGAGAATAG
- a CDS encoding alpha/beta fold hydrolase, whose product MGYYVKVESNVKLYVEDLNPEGKKTILFLHGWPGSHKLFEYQFDQLPKMGYRCIGIDQRGFGESDKPFRGYSYDRLSDDVRCVVEALKLKNVTLLGHSTGGAIAIRYMARHNGYGVSKLVLCAAAAPSLIKRPYFPYGLEKEAVDKIIEGTYNDRPKMLQDFGDIFFFKYITKPFSDWFFQLGLQAAGWATAEIANTWLDEEGLFSDLKKIKVPTLILHGIHDKVCLFPLAEAQKKGIKNSKLVPFEESGHGLFYDQKEKFNKELTKFIEK is encoded by the coding sequence ATGGGATATTATGTTAAAGTAGAATCAAATGTAAAACTTTATGTAGAGGATCTTAATCCAGAAGGGAAAAAAACAATTCTATTTCTACATGGGTGGCCGGGAAGTCATAAGCTGTTTGAATATCAATTTGATCAGCTTCCTAAAATGGGGTATCGATGTATAGGTATAGATCAGAGAGGATTTGGCGAATCCGATAAGCCTTTTAGAGGCTACTCATATGATCGATTATCAGATGATGTTCGATGTGTAGTTGAAGCACTTAAATTAAAGAACGTTACGTTGTTAGGTCATTCTACAGGAGGAGCCATTGCTATTAGATATATGGCAAGACATAATGGATATGGTGTATCTAAACTTGTTCTTTGTGCAGCGGCGGCCCCTAGTCTTATTAAGCGTCCATATTTCCCTTATGGTTTAGAAAAGGAAGCTGTGGATAAAATTATTGAAGGAACATATAATGATCGTCCAAAAATGTTGCAAGATTTTGGAGATATATTCTTTTTCAAATATATAACTAAACCTTTCTCCGATTGGTTCTTCCAATTAGGATTACAGGCGGCAGGCTGGGCTACTGCAGAAATTGCAAATACATGGTTAGATGAAGAAGGGTTATTTTCTGATCTTAAGAAAATAAAAGTTCCAACTCTAATTCTTCATGGTATTCATGACAAAGTTTGTCTATTCCCATTAGCTGAAGCACAAAAAAAAGGAATTAAAAATTCAAAACTTGTACCATTTGAAGAGAGCGGTCATGGGTTATTCTATGATCAAAAAGAAAAGTTTAACAAGGAATTGACCAAGTTTATTGAAAAATAA
- a CDS encoding ABC transporter ATP-binding protein, giving the protein MKKKNTGIKRLIPYLKKYNIKIISAILLIIVASCLIALSPTLEGMITTQLFSDITKGQRVDFAKINRIILILICVYAAGALSNCAYQFLLTDAIQSAMVDLRNDVEGKIRKLPIAYFDRNALGDTLSRVSNDVETISNALQQSFAQILNAILGLSLAVFMMFKIQWVMALSSIAIILVSVIISKVIVKKSQPIFQKQQNALGHLNGIVQEKFTGFNEIKLFGKQEDALTEFMNANEELCENGFKAQFISGLMSPLVAFVTYIGIGCVAIAGAFYAIGGIITVGQLQAFIRYIWQVNQPMSQITQLSSAIQSSVAAVHRVFEFLNEEEESEEVELIKPDKEVYGNVSFENVEFSYTKEKPLLHDLNVQVKSGQMVAIVGPTGVGKTTLINLLMRFYDVTGGSIKIDGVDIQHMKRDDLRAKFGMVLQDTWLFNGSIKENIAYGKESATEEEIINAAKIANVHHFITTLPEGYNMILNEEASNISQGEKQLLTIARSILCDPPIMILDEATSSVDTRLEQKLQDAMRKIMKGRTSFVIAHRLSTIKNADLILVMRDGNIVEQGTHNELLGKKGYYEQLYHAQFADLA; this is encoded by the coding sequence ATGAAAAAGAAAAATACTGGTATTAAACGTTTGATTCCATATTTAAAGAAATATAACATAAAGATTATCTCAGCAATATTATTAATCATTGTGGCGTCCTGCTTAATCGCATTAAGCCCTACTTTAGAGGGGATGATTACTACTCAATTATTTTCTGATATTACAAAAGGACAAAGGGTAGATTTTGCAAAGATCAATAGAATTATTTTAATTTTAATTTGTGTCTATGCTGCAGGAGCTCTAAGCAACTGTGCTTATCAGTTCTTATTAACGGATGCAATACAAAGCGCTATGGTGGATCTAAGAAATGATGTGGAAGGTAAAATTAGAAAACTTCCCATTGCATATTTTGATAGAAATGCCTTGGGAGATACTTTGAGTCGTGTATCCAACGATGTGGAGACCATTTCAAATGCTCTTCAACAAAGCTTCGCTCAGATTTTAAATGCTATTTTAGGATTAAGCCTTGCGGTATTTATGATGTTTAAGATTCAATGGGTAATGGCTCTATCTTCTATTGCAATTATCCTAGTATCGGTTATTATATCTAAGGTAATTGTGAAGAAATCCCAGCCGATATTTCAAAAGCAGCAAAATGCTCTAGGACATTTAAATGGAATTGTTCAAGAAAAATTTACTGGTTTTAATGAAATTAAATTATTCGGTAAACAGGAAGATGCATTGACGGAATTTATGAATGCTAATGAAGAATTGTGTGAAAATGGTTTTAAAGCTCAGTTCATCAGTGGTTTAATGTCTCCACTTGTAGCCTTTGTAACTTACATTGGAATTGGATGCGTAGCCATTGCAGGTGCATTTTATGCCATTGGGGGAATTATTACTGTAGGACAGCTTCAGGCTTTTATTCGTTATATATGGCAGGTAAATCAGCCTATGTCTCAGATTACTCAGTTATCCTCAGCAATACAGTCCTCTGTAGCTGCAGTACACAGGGTTTTTGAATTCTTAAATGAAGAGGAAGAATCCGAAGAAGTGGAATTAATAAAACCAGATAAAGAAGTTTATGGTAATGTATCCTTTGAAAATGTAGAATTCTCTTATACAAAGGAGAAACCTTTACTTCACGATCTGAATGTACAAGTAAAAAGTGGCCAGATGGTTGCTATAGTAGGCCCTACAGGAGTAGGAAAAACCACATTAATCAATCTGCTTATGAGATTTTATGATGTAACTGGTGGTTCTATCAAGATAGATGGTGTAGATATTCAACATATGAAACGAGATGACTTAAGAGCAAAATTTGGAATGGTTCTTCAGGATACCTGGCTCTTTAATGGAAGTATTAAAGAAAATATAGCCTATGGAAAAGAAAGCGCCACGGAAGAAGAAATCATAAATGCAGCTAAGATAGCAAATGTACACCACTTTATTACCACGCTTCCCGAAGGTTACAACATGATACTGAATGAAGAGGCCAGCAACATCTCTCAAGGAGAAAAACAGCTTTTGACCATAGCTAGGTCTATTCTCTGCGATCCACCTATCATGATTTTGGATGAAGCTACTAGCTCCGTGGATACAAGGTTGGAACAAAAACTCCAGGATGCCATGAGAAAAATTATGAAGGGCAGAACTTCCTTTGTAATCGCCCACAGATTGTCTACAATTAAAAATGCAGATTTAATCCTGGTAATGAGAGATGGAAATATCGTGGAGCAAGGAACACACAATGAGTTGCTAGGTAAGAAGGGATATTATGAACAGCTTTACCATGCCCAATTTGCGGATTTGGCTTGA